A segment of the Panacibacter ginsenosidivorans genome:
AGCTGTCTGCCAAGATAAAAACCAATTTGTTTATTGTTATGATATTTCAATTGCTTAATAAGGTGCTGCAACATGCCTTCCTTGGTAAAATAAAAAGCCGCACCTGCGGCATCAACTTTTAACTGGCCATAAAATTTTTGCTCTACAAGGTTATTTTCTTTTTCAATAAAATTTGTTTCAGGAAGTTTTGTATGACAGATTGCACAAAGAAGCGCATCATTATCTAAAATATCTGTTCCACAGCCTTCGCAAACATGCGGAAAGAAAAGATGCATAAGGTTGTGGAATGTTTCTGAAAGGATCTTAGTCATACAGGGTAGTGGTTGAGCAGTTGAAAGTTACTAAAATTTCTAAAATAAATAACGATATACTTCATCAACTCTTGTAAGTGCAACTATTTCTATTTTAAATTGATTTTTATCAAAACCTTTCTTATTGAATTTAGATACAACGATCTTTTCAAAGCCCAGTTTTTCTGCTTCCGCAATGCGCTGTTCAATTCTATTCACGGCGCGTATCTCACCATTCAAGCCAACTTCACCTGCAAAACAAATATGCGCAGGCAATGGCACATCTTCATAAGAAGACAACAGCGCACAAATGACTGAAAGATCAATTGACGGATCTTCTACTTTTAAGCCCCCCGCAATATTTACAAATACATCTTTAACACCGAACTGAAAACCGCCACGTTTTTCAAGTACTGCGAGTAAGAGTTGCAGTCTCCTAAGATCAAAACCAGTAACAGTACGTTGCGGTGTGCCATATACACTCTGGGTTACTAATGCCTGCACTTCAATTAATAATGGACGCATACCTTCCATGCTTGCTGCAATTGCGCTGCCGCTTAGTTGTTCTTCTTTTTGATTGATAAGAATCTCAGATGGATTTAATACGGCACGCATACCATCACCTGTCATTTCATAAATACCAAGCTCCGCAGTGCTGCCAAAACGATTTTTTAGCGTACGTAATATGCGGTATGCATAATGACGATCACCTTCGAATTGCAAAACTGTATCAACCATGTGCTCTAATAATTTTGGTCCAGCAATAGTTCCGTCTTTTGTAATGTGCCCAATCAAAAAAACAGGTGTGTCTGTTTCTTTTGCAAAGCGCTGGAAAGCGGCAGCGCATTCACGTATTTGCGTGATACTTCCGGGGGATGATTCTGCAATATCAGATTGCAATGTTTGAATCGAATCAACAATTACAAAATCAGGTTTTAGTTTTTTGATCTCCTGGAAAATAATATGCGTTGAAGTTTCTGTTAGTAAGTAAAAATTTTCATTACTAATTTTGAGGCGGTCAGCACGCATTTTTATTTGCTGTTCACTTTCTTCACCGCTTATGTATAAGGTTACAATATTTTTTAACTCTAAAGCATCCTGCAACATTAATGTACTCTTACCAATTCCGGGCTCCCCTGCAACAAGTACAATACTACCTGGAACAATTCCCCCGCCAAGAACACGATTCAATTCGGGATCATTTGTTGTAATTCTCTTTTCTTCTTTGCTGGTAACATCAGTTAACGCAATTACAGCTGTTGATCTTTTTTCTGTGTTGTATGTTTTCCAGTTATCTTGTGTTTTACTGTTGCCTTTATCAATCACCTCTTCGATAAATGTATTCCATTGATTACATGAAGGACACTTGCCAAGCCATTTGGTGCTTTCATAACCACAGTTACCACAAAAGAATGCGGTCTTAATTTTACTCATCATGTAAAGATAGTTGTGAAGAAATTATAAGTGAATTGCAAAAGTGCTGCTTAGCATTTTAAAAGTATAAGAGTGCGACGCAAGTAAAGTATCATTATAGTAGTATCGCCTGGGTAATAAATTCCTTATTTATGTAGTAAGCTTTTTATGTGCTAGTAAGCTTTTGTTGTGTCACTCACTTGTACGTCCGGAACTTCATCGGCACTTTAAGGCATTGATTTATATAAATCAAAAGGGTCGGCAAGAATGCAGACCCTTTACTTACTAACCCATTAAATTCTGCCACTAAATTACAATAATGGGTTACATTTCAAAATTATTTTTTGCTCTTGTTGAAAACTTTCAGCATGCCTCCTGTCTAACTCTTAATACCCGGTCTGGTATGATAAAAATAGTTTATATATTTTTATTATATATTTATATTAATCTGATTTACAATTGAGATTTATTAGATTGTTTTTTTATATTTTATATTTAAAACTGCATATTTGAAAAAATGCGCTTCTTTTTTTTAAAATATGCAAAAACTATTTATTTTTTTGATTGTTAAGAAAAGTTTAATAGTTAATTTTATTTTATAACCTAATTACTGCTTAATCAAAACTAAATAACACATGAGAAAACTGCTGTTGAGCTGTTGGGGGCTCTTTTTTTTAGTTATTTCTTACGCCCAAACTACTACTGTTACAGGAAAAATTACAGATGAAAAAGATGGTACGCCAATTATAGGTGCTACGATCAAATCGAAGGGAGGTAGAGCTGCAGCAATCTCGCAGTCAGACGGAGCCTTTTCTATCACCGTTGAACCTGGTATTAAGGTATTGGTCATTTCTTTTATTGGCTATTTGGATAAAGAGGTAACTATTGCCGGCCCCAATTTATCTATTACCTTAAGCCAATCTTCACAATCTCTAAGCGAAGTAGTGGTGGTTGGTTATGGTACCAGGTTGAAAAGGGATATTACCGGGTCTGTTGCTAAAGTTGGTGCAAAAGAGTTAAATAATACACCTGTTACCAGTTTTGAAAGTGCCATACAGGGCCGTGCGTCCGGTGTTTATGTTCAGCAACAAAATGGTAAACTAGGGCAAGGAATTAATATCAGAATAAGAGGTGCATCTTCTGTATCAGCTGGTAATGAACCATTGTACGTTGTTGATGGTGTTCCGGTTATTACAGCTGATCTTTCAAGCAACGGAGCCCAAACAAACCCGCTTTCTGACCTTAATATAAATGATATTCAATCTATAGAAATTTTGAAAGATGCTTCAGCAGCTGCTATTTATGGGTCAAGGGCATCTAATGGTGTTGTGCTTATTACAACTAAAAAAGGAGCTACTGGTACCTCCAAAATAGAACTGGGGTATTTTACCGGTTTTCAGAAGCCAACCGGTAAGAGGGAATTTTTAGATGCAAAACAGTTTGTCGATTATACACTTCGCGCCGCAGATGGCGCAGCGAATTATGAATATGGCCTTGGTTATTATGAAACTTTGGATGATGCCATTGCAGACTGGAGAAGTTATGCAGAAAGCCGATTAACAAGGTATTCAGCAGGCAATGAAGACTGGAGAGATGTAAAAGTGAACACAAATTGGCAGGATCAGGCATTCCAGGACGCACCTATTTCTCAATATGATTTGAATTTTTCCGGTGGTAATGAAAAAACAAAGTTCTACGCATCAGGTCAATACCTTGATCAGGATGGGATCCTGGTAAGAAACTCATATAAACGTTACAATGGAAGACTTAATCTTGATCATAAAGTGAAAGACTGGCTATCTGTAGGTATGAATATGAGTTTTTCACGTTCTCAGAATAACAGGGTTTCTAATGATGACCAGTTCTCTACTCCTTTACAGATCGTTGCCTTATCGCCAATAACTCCAATTATAGATCCACGGACAGGATTGCCAAGTGGTGCACTTGACTTGGAAACAGGGGCTCCAAATACTAATTACCCGGTTTATTATAATCCATTACTGAGCGTTGACGGTTCAACTTATAAAACTCTTGTAAATAGAACTTTGGGTAATTTTTATGGAAATATAAATATAGTAAAAGGACTGACCTTTAGAACTGAATTTGGCATTGATCAGTTAAATCAAACAGAAGAAGCTTATTATGGTACAGTTACAGCACGTAATACCGGTGTACCAAATGGCAGTGGCTTCTATTCGTCAAACCAGTTACTTAATATCAATACCAATAACTTTTTCCAGTACACAAAAACCTTCAAAGAGAAACATTCGCTTGATGTTGTAGCAGGTATGAGTTTTCAAAAGCAAACTGTAGCATCATCTCTCGCAGACGGCGAAGTTTTTCCAAGCGATGCC
Coding sequences within it:
- the radA gene encoding DNA repair protein RadA yields the protein MMSKIKTAFFCGNCGYESTKWLGKCPSCNQWNTFIEEVIDKGNSKTQDNWKTYNTEKRSTAVIALTDVTSKEEKRITTNDPELNRVLGGGIVPGSIVLVAGEPGIGKSTLMLQDALELKNIVTLYISGEESEQQIKMRADRLKISNENFYLLTETSTHIIFQEIKKLKPDFVIVDSIQTLQSDIAESSPGSITQIRECAAAFQRFAKETDTPVFLIGHITKDGTIAGPKLLEHMVDTVLQFEGDRHYAYRILRTLKNRFGSTAELGIYEMTGDGMRAVLNPSEILINQKEEQLSGSAIAASMEGMRPLLIEVQALVTQSVYGTPQRTVTGFDLRRLQLLLAVLEKRGGFQFGVKDVFVNIAGGLKVEDPSIDLSVICALLSSYEDVPLPAHICFAGEVGLNGEIRAVNRIEQRIAEAEKLGFEKIVVSKFNKKGFDKNQFKIEIVALTRVDEVYRYLF
- a CDS encoding SusC/RagA family TonB-linked outer membrane protein, translating into MRKLLLSCWGLFFLVISYAQTTTVTGKITDEKDGTPIIGATIKSKGGRAAAISQSDGAFSITVEPGIKVLVISFIGYLDKEVTIAGPNLSITLSQSSQSLSEVVVVGYGTRLKRDITGSVAKVGAKELNNTPVTSFESAIQGRASGVYVQQQNGKLGQGINIRIRGASSVSAGNEPLYVVDGVPVITADLSSNGAQTNPLSDLNINDIQSIEILKDASAAAIYGSRASNGVVLITTKKGATGTSKIELGYFTGFQKPTGKREFLDAKQFVDYTLRAADGAANYEYGLGYYETLDDAIADWRSYAESRLTRYSAGNEDWRDVKVNTNWQDQAFQDAPISQYDLNFSGGNEKTKFYASGQYLDQDGILVRNSYKRYNGRLNLDHKVKDWLSVGMNMSFSRSQNNRVSNDDQFSTPLQIVALSPITPIIDPRTGLPSGALDLETGAPNTNYPVYYNPLLSVDGSTYKTLVNRTLGNFYGNINIVKGLTFRTEFGIDQLNQTEEAYYGTVTARNTGVPNGSGFYSSNQLLNINTNNFFQYTKTFKEKHSLDVVAGMSFQKQTVASSLADGEVFPSDAYKKLASAASKVDATSASSEFSFLSYFLRANYKFNDKYLLALSGRYDGSSRFGENNRYGFFPAASVGWIISEEHFLENVNWLSFLKLKASYGLTGNAEIGNFASRGLYSGDGAYGGAAGQRPTQIANPDLKWETTNGVDFGIEGAIFNNRIGFEVDYYERNTKDLLLDVEIPGTSGFATQLKNIGNLKNKGVEFSINTTNISSKNFKWTSTLNFGANKNKITNLGGQVLGTDVNKAKEGQPLGVFFTKEFAGADPNNGDALYYLNTVKEDGSIDHSTTNDYNAAQDVVVGNPNPDFIYGFGNTVSYKGIDLDVLLQGVYGNQIYNNGGQYMSASGSNGFDNQTTDQLGYWDKPGDISMVPEPRMFYANGTNPSSRYISNGSYLRVKAVTLGYNLPSKLMNHLKIEKARIYIRAQNLFTITNYKGWDPEVNADWSVSNINQGQDFYSAPQLKTIVFGINISL